The Claveliimonas bilis genome window below encodes:
- a CDS encoding ATP-dependent DNA helicase: MTMHMSLRLAWHDKGWNGHICENPCNNPYCVGAHSYPGDLIATKRDLELEKKHCGESAGKYPCQIACGLSINAFGKETVQTRVDPPDWWGDGNADPVTLTLPPATACTWCYEAMYKKDVSPEAGSTQTYDYNKRFNNAKEYFEQFDEGKSLVFYYAGYSNPFSEGEEENYVIVGVSRLKKIDSFHFYENTTEDIKRKYGGGFAWQKPVTSMYPEEGFCIPYWKYVHDDELSERLAIKPLNRTPFKYGSREVTNDDAIEVIHQMLEIIDVLIEIGDDTEDWNKRKEWLSSVLNELWKARGPFPGMGSVLEALQLPELIKPFLDITNDAGRKNFYKQLEDLLNGDSNTIAGIEYSDKDLKIVRRQFQMKDDEEKELLLHLLPRFDLTARQVKGIISENREDVSITVSVSELIENPYIIFEQYMGEDSDDIIPFYKIDNGIITSPEYGLEEIIDVGSTERLRALCVDELNRIPAHSFGKAEVLLKSINARLDRMPEWKRYVYSLKNFNVEKNILSGGLFMRHDEDKNLYLYIRSVYEDERTVEDVFRALVDRTDIELKIPISSERFKKNLKNESSKLLDKEETAEKYEFILDRQAEVCMQIFRKPICILSGAAGTGKTTVIKAILDNIERVHGAGTSFLLMAPTGKAAERIKVQTGKPSSTIHSFLAKNGWMNKNMTMKRSGGKKSQDVNTLILDECSMIDLNLFATLVRAINWNSVQRLILVGDPNQLPPIGRGKVFADVIEWLKNSDEYVDSVGVLTENIRQLVNTAEGNGTGILDLANVFIQEKQTAGDDTDAAICHKLEKEAIFTKVLEHGNDDVDKDLGVYFWQEQEDLEKLLKDRLVTDMQALTGKRAETERELHDLWTEAIKDAPERFQIISPYRGEFYGTMSINTFMQSTFNGYWSRRLSVDGIGLYDKVIQIRNRPSSDKAYVYDWSTRKPGRQEVYNGEIATVSPMAYEAKKISWMTNIQHFQCKFSGKTRLNYSYNYGKFLGKDEKGYWIPDQSVTDNLELAYAISVHKSQGSEFDYVYIVIPKRESHLLTMELLYTALTRAQRHVTVFLQQDISTLTTMSHVEKSAVRKINSSVFEFKPLPDELLYSGDWYKEEKKLDTLSQYFVRSKSEVIIANMLVSEEVPFVYEEPLYAKDGTMYLPDFTVKFKGETYYWEHIGRLDLPGYRAHWEKKEKWYEKNFPGKLLKTYEGKDLSTVAMEIIQNHK, encoded by the coding sequence ATGACGATGCACATGAGCTTAAGGCTAGCCTGGCACGATAAAGGCTGGAATGGACATATATGTGAAAACCCATGCAATAATCCATATTGCGTGGGGGCGCACTCATACCCAGGAGATTTAATTGCAACAAAGAGGGATCTTGAATTAGAAAAGAAACATTGCGGTGAATCTGCTGGTAAATATCCATGCCAAATAGCGTGCGGCTTAAGCATCAATGCATTTGGAAAGGAAACTGTGCAGACTCGTGTGGATCCTCCGGATTGGTGGGGGGATGGCAATGCGGATCCCGTCACTTTAACGCTTCCACCGGCTACAGCATGTACATGGTGCTATGAAGCTATGTACAAAAAAGACGTATCACCTGAAGCGGGGAGTACACAGACTTACGATTATAACAAGCGCTTTAACAATGCCAAAGAATATTTCGAGCAATTTGATGAAGGTAAGTCTCTTGTTTTCTATTACGCAGGATATAGTAATCCCTTTTCAGAAGGTGAAGAGGAGAACTATGTTATAGTAGGCGTTTCAAGACTGAAAAAGATTGATAGCTTTCATTTCTATGAGAATACGACAGAGGATATTAAGCGAAAATATGGCGGAGGTTTTGCTTGGCAGAAGCCTGTAACATCCATGTATCCTGAAGAAGGCTTCTGCATTCCTTATTGGAAGTATGTACATGACGATGAGTTATCGGAGCGTCTTGCAATTAAACCGCTCAATAGAACGCCATTTAAGTATGGCAGCCGTGAAGTAACGAATGACGACGCTATTGAAGTCATTCACCAGATGTTGGAGATCATAGATGTTCTGATTGAAATTGGTGATGACACCGAAGATTGGAACAAGAGAAAGGAATGGCTTAGTTCTGTTCTGAACGAACTTTGGAAAGCCAGAGGGCCGTTCCCAGGTATGGGATCAGTTCTTGAAGCTTTACAGTTGCCTGAACTGATAAAGCCGTTTCTTGATATCACAAATGATGCTGGAAGGAAAAATTTTTATAAGCAGTTGGAAGATCTGTTGAACGGTGACTCCAATACCATTGCTGGGATAGAGTATAGTGACAAAGATCTGAAGATAGTACGCCGCCAGTTTCAGATGAAGGATGACGAGGAAAAAGAACTTCTACTTCATTTACTTCCCAGATTTGATCTGACTGCTAGGCAGGTAAAAGGAATAATTTCAGAGAATCGTGAGGATGTATCAATTACTGTATCTGTTAGCGAGCTTATTGAGAACCCTTATATCATCTTTGAACAGTATATGGGAGAGGATTCTGATGATATAATTCCGTTTTATAAAATCGATAATGGAATTATTACGTCACCTGAGTATGGTCTGGAAGAAATCATTGATGTAGGATCTACGGAACGTTTGCGTGCTCTTTGTGTTGATGAATTAAATAGGATTCCGGCTCATTCTTTTGGTAAAGCCGAAGTACTATTAAAGTCAATCAATGCAAGGTTGGATAGAATGCCTGAATGGAAGAGATATGTCTATTCTCTGAAGAATTTTAATGTTGAGAAGAATATTCTGAGCGGTGGCCTCTTCATGAGACATGATGAGGATAAAAATCTCTATCTTTATATTCGGAGTGTTTATGAGGACGAGAGAACTGTCGAGGATGTATTTAGAGCATTGGTTGATCGAACAGATATTGAACTTAAGATTCCAATCTCATCTGAGAGGTTTAAGAAAAACCTGAAGAACGAAAGCTCCAAGTTGCTTGATAAGGAAGAAACAGCGGAAAAGTATGAGTTTATTCTGGACAGACAGGCCGAAGTGTGTATGCAAATATTTAGGAAGCCTATCTGCATCTTATCTGGTGCGGCAGGTACAGGAAAGACAACTGTAATCAAAGCAATTCTTGATAACATTGAAAGAGTGCATGGTGCCGGAACAAGCTTTCTACTTATGGCACCGACAGGTAAAGCTGCTGAGAGAATTAAGGTTCAGACCGGCAAGCCATCATCAACAATCCATTCGTTCCTAGCTAAGAATGGATGGATGAATAAGAATATGACGATGAAGAGATCTGGAGGGAAAAAAAGCCAGGACGTTAATACGCTTATCCTTGATGAATGCTCTATGATAGATTTGAATTTGTTCGCAACTCTTGTAAGGGCAATAAACTGGAACAGCGTACAGAGACTTATCTTAGTCGGAGATCCGAATCAGCTTCCGCCTATTGGAAGGGGGAAGGTTTTTGCAGATGTTATTGAGTGGTTAAAGAATAGTGATGAATATGTTGACAGCGTCGGTGTACTTACGGAGAATATCAGGCAACTGGTAAATACAGCTGAAGGAAATGGTACGGGCATTCTGGATTTGGCCAATGTCTTTATTCAGGAAAAACAGACTGCTGGAGATGATACAGATGCTGCAATATGTCATAAGCTGGAAAAGGAAGCCATCTTTACAAAAGTTCTTGAACATGGGAATGATGATGTAGACAAGGATTTAGGCGTTTATTTCTGGCAGGAGCAAGAAGATCTTGAAAAATTATTGAAGGATCGGCTTGTTACTGATATGCAGGCGCTGACCGGCAAAAGAGCTGAGACTGAAAGAGAACTTCACGATCTTTGGACTGAAGCAATAAAAGATGCGCCGGAACGGTTCCAGATTATTTCTCCATATAGGGGAGAGTTCTATGGCACCATGTCTATCAATACTTTTATGCAGAGCACCTTTAATGGTTATTGGAGTAGACGGCTTTCTGTTGATGGTATTGGATTGTATGATAAAGTCATCCAAATCCGAAACAGACCCTCTTCTGATAAAGCATATGTTTATGACTGGAGTACGCGTAAGCCGGGAAGGCAGGAAGTATATAACGGAGAAATAGCGACTGTTTCTCCAATGGCCTATGAAGCAAAGAAAATCTCATGGATGACCAATATCCAGCATTTTCAATGCAAGTTCTCCGGGAAAACTAGGCTAAACTATAGCTATAACTATGGTAAGTTCTTAGGTAAGGATGAGAAAGGGTATTGGATACCTGATCAGAGTGTGACCGATAACCTTGAACTTGCATATGCTATCAGTGTTCATAAATCGCAGGGGTCTGAATTTGATTATGTTTATATTGTGATTCCTAAACGTGAGAGCCATTTGTTGACGATGGAGTTGCTCTACACAGCTCTGACCAGAGCTCAGCGTCATGTAACAGTATTCCTTCAGCAAGATATCAGCACATTGACTACAATGAGCCATGTTGAAAAGTCTGCTGTGAGGAAGATCAATTCTTCAGTGTTTGAATTCAAACCATTACCTGATGAATTATTGTACAGCGGCGACTGGTATAAGGAAGAAAAGAAGTTGGATACTTTGTCGCAGTATTTTGTACGATCAAAATCCGAGGTAATCATTGCAAATATGCTGGTGTCGGAAGAGGTTCCTTTTGTATATGAAGAACCGCTTTACGCTAAGGACGGCACAATGTATCTGCCTGATTTTACAGTTAAATTTAAGGGAGAAACATATTATTGGGAGCATATTGGACGCTTAGATCTTCCAGGGTATCGGGCGCATTGGGAGAAGAAAGAAAAATGGTATGAGAAAAATTTCCCGGGGAAACTATTGAAAACATATGAAGGAAAAGATTTGTCTACGGTGGCAATGGAGATAATACAAAATCATAAGTAA